The region ttaatatattacatttatTCTTAAAAAGCGAgatagagaaaaaaaaaatctagCTATATCTTAAACAAACAACtaaacacatttttttaaactcaTTTTAGCTTTTcttaataatacatattacTAAAGTGgcataaacatttttagagttttaaaatatttatttttgtatataacaaattgttttttacacaaagtattttatttttttaagggaaaattatattaaaatatatttttttattcaattaaaaataataatatacaagCTTCCCCAAAAGATGATGAAaattaacataaaaattacaGTATAAGGCGTAAACAACAaagttattatttaatcaATCTTCATTACTATATGGGACATAACACACGATTGATACACTATTATGACCATGCGCTTGGAATAATTCGTAAAAAACAGATAATagtgaaaaattaaaaaaaaatatgagtaAAACTTATAAAgcataattttcaaaaaatacccaaaaatttttgaaagataaaaaaatgataaagaaCAAATTTGAGAGTACATAAaagtaatattattaaatcatAAACCCATTATTTAAGCATTTGTCCCAAATGTGTAcataatattatgtatttataatcGAGTCGAGTTATACCATCTTTCACGGGGTACATATTTTTGACTATATTTGTTAAAcatagttatatatatagctttatttcatttgaattaatataatattaaaaaaattgtcttttaaaaaataaaacgtatattttttttgttgtttttttaatgtatgTATGCATACTTGTAATggcatattaatatttaatttattctcATAATTTacaatacatatatatttgtgtgtgtgtgaaaaaaaattattaaaatgccAAGTAAATATGACGATGGAGAAAATCGtttaaatgaatatgaagtaataaaaaagattgGAAATGGAAGGTTTGGTGAAGTATTTTTAGTGAAACATAAGAGGACACAAGAGTTCTTTTGTTGGAAAGCCATATCGTATAGAGGCTTAAAAGAGAGAGAAAAGTCGCAATTGGTTATTGAAGTAAATGTAATGAGAGAATTAAAACATGTAAATATTGTTAGATATATTGACagatttttaaataaagcaaatcaaaaattatatatattaatggaATTTTGTGATGCTGGTGATTTATCAcgaaatattcaaaaatgttataaaatGTTTGGGAAAATAGAAGAGCATGCTATTGTAGATATAACACGTCAATTGTTACATGCTCTAGCATATTGtcataatttaaaagatgGACCAAATGGCGAAAGAGTTTTACATCGTGATTTAAAACCACAAAATATCTTTTTATCAACAGGAATACGTCATATTGGAAAAATAACTGCACAAgctaataatttaaacagTAAGCCTATTGCAAAAATTGGTGATTTTGGATTAAGCAAAAATATAGGTATAGAAAGTATGGCACATTCATGTGTTGGTACTCCATACTATTGGTCCCccgaattattattacatgaAACAAAAAGTTATGATGATAAAAGTGATATGTGGGCACTGGggtgtattatatatgaattgtGCTCAGGTAAAACACCGTTTCACAAAGCAAATAATTTTGCTCAGTTAATATCAGAGTTAAAGAAGGGGCCAGAATTACCAATAAAAGGTAAATCCaaagaattaaattttttaattaaaaatttgttaaaTTTATCTGCAAAGGAAAGGCCTAGTGCTTTGCAATGCTTAGGATATcaaatcataaaaaatgttacacCTTCTGCTGGCAATAGAAGGGATAACAGTTGTACAGAATTAactaatacaaataattgtAAAGCTATCGAGCCAAAAAGTTATATTGCTTCTCAAAATgctttaataaataaaagaacaAATGAACATGAACGGCCGTCGAGTTGTGTGAGCAGGCAAGTTGCTAACACATTAAATAAggataattttaaatataataaagaatcCAATATTAACTCTCACACAATAAATggcaaatatataaataaagatgataaaataaagatatatgatattgaaaaagaaaaaatgcaaaGGGAATTATTAGAGAGAGAAAAATTAGAGAGAAATCGAATAGAGAAGGAAACTGCCCAAAGGAAGGCTatcgaaataaaaatattggaaaaaaaacaaatcgAAAGGGAAAGAATGGAAAGGATTGAACGCGATAAAAAAGATAGGCTAGAGAGGGAAAGAGTTGAGAGAGAGCGAATTGAGAGAGAACGGATTGAAAGGGAACGAATTGAAAGGGAAAGAGTTGAAAAGGAGCGTGTAGGAAGAGTGGAAAGAGAGCGGTTGGAACGGGAGCGGATGCAAAGAATAGAAAAGGAAAGGATTGAGCGCCTTGATAGAGAAAAGATGcaacaaaaaattgaaCGGGCGATGATGGAAAAAACTAgaagagaaaaatatttttataaagaaaGGGATACCAGTAATAGTAGTACTCGTGTTGATTCTGTTAAAAATGGAAGTATGCCACCAAAGAATCCAACATGTAACAATACTAGTTATTCCCGAATTAAAGAAACATATGATCATATAAGTAATTATAAAGAATacatatatgataatagaaaaaaaagtaattaTGAAGATACATATGATAAGTGTAGTAtgaatacatatataaaaaataatgcagGAAATACAACATTATcaagtaaaaatatgcatagtTATAATAGTAATGGCACTcgtattaataataattatgttgCTTCCGATTGCTACAGCggttataataataacaatactATAAGTCAGTATAGTAATAATTGCGTAGATagtattaaatttaaaaatgacaatagtaataaatatcaaataaatatgtcaAAAAATGCACAAAACCATAGCCGATATAATGAAGATATCGATTCTGGTTATAGAACCCCCCCTTatgaaattaattataacgataaaaaaacaagtaACATTAGCAATAATATCAGTGCTAATATCAGCACTAATGTAAGTAGTAATATCGGCAATAATATAAGTAATAATGGAAACAATAGTATCAATAACAATAGTAGTAATactcatataaataattataacaaCGGTGAAAGAACCTGCAGAAGTAGCAGAATAtcaaatgtatattttaatgataACGCTAGAAGAAGTGTTAGTGCTATACCTCATGTAAATAACAATATCAGTAGGCGTAAATCGAGTGTGCAAATGTTTGAAGATGAATCTTATAGCAAACCCAATGCTGATGATAGTAGAAGTTATAAAAACCTTGAAAAGGATAGAGAATATTTACtcgaaaaaagaaaattactTTTAGAGAAAGAAAAGGAGATTTACGAACTAATTAAACAcagtaataattataattattctaATATGCAGAGATATGAAAGGTATgttaaaaaacatatatgtatattttttttgtgtttttcctgcaataattatatgttcTTTATATGATTTACCAATGTTATTGCaacttttaatattatcccatttttttataatagaTGCGAAAACATAGGAAAAACAAGCGACACAAGTCGACGTAACAAAAGTTTAACAATTTGCATGAATGATCAACCAAAAAGAGCTTCTTATAATTCCAAAAGAGAGAATGATGGTGAAGAAAGCGACTATGTTATGAAAAAtcgaaatatttatacctTGAAAAATTTGGTTCATAACAACGGTgatgatatatatgatagaaaattatattcttGCAGATAATATGAGAAAATATGGggaataaagaaaataattttgactATTTCCCCTTTATTTCCCTTTCTGCCATttaattgttattattttatttatattttttttctgttcATTAAATGGCTTACATATGACATAAAACATTTCATTAATGTGCCATTTATTATACtccatcattattatatatatcgtTATCCACgatattatatgaaatagtttttcttcattctctgttttttcttcttgTTATTACACGTTTtatcatatgtatatattaatattgttatttagatattatgaaaatataaatgcacGTAATTTTTGGAatgaatgtaaaaaatatctatgatatatatgtgcatattGTTCCATACACACACACATACacatgtatgtatgtatactTGCCCGTAgtacataatatttacatatttgtGCATGCTAATTCTTCTagtttaatttgttttggtttcataataaaatgttgtttattttattaaacataatttttcccattttatggttaacatttttattttatactatttattttctttttaatttggcGGTGTGGCAACATAGATTCTTAAGTTAAACACGTATTATAATGGTATGTGATTTTcaaatttcatttttcatagtttaatttcttttcccttttttataaacttaATTTTTCTGAATGATTAATCTTAgcgtacatatataatgtatgCCAATTTATTAACTATAATGTATGAtcaatatttatgaaaatcGATACATAATATCGTATATATCTagtaattttaatttataagtATCCTTACTCAGGTAATTGGTCTTCCTTTTGACATATAGTAGCATGACTCTTTGTTTATGGGTTTTACAAAACCAATATGGAAGTATagcatacatacatacttagatattatatatagcataccaaatttttcatttttttttcttttagtattaattaataattcataaaccttttctttattcatatatattaacttcaagaataaaaaaatgtataaaacaAAACTATGGGGCgggttatatatttttaaaaatattttacatatttgaaaatgtaattttttttcgatcatataagtacatatatatataaagtatatatattttattataattggTGCTACCTGAAtgtaaacatatatatgtgaatTTCGCTttaagtatttttttatttatcaaatttaggtaaaaattatttgaataaagTTTTACATAATAAAGATTTACAACATATCATAGAATAATGTGAGTTATTGTATCatagtattatatataaatacattttttaaccttgttttatattgtttttttacattatttaaaatcaCCTTAGTTTTAGATGCAtgttttgataaaaaaaagtcatttttaataaaagatgaaaatacGAGCTCATGGAAGttggaaataaattattaaaaaaatagctagaaaagaatatatataaatatttaaatgcaTTCATCCGAAGAATAGTTTTTTAGATTTATCACATGGATAAGTACGAAGtaggaaaaataaaaatagaaaaaaaggaatttgtttttgtacatataaagaaatatactTATGTATGCTTTCTACATATATGTTACACATTTATAATTGATTTaaaattacatattttaatattttactcTTATTACAGAACACCAACGATATTTCGAACTTCTTAATAGGACAAGAATTAATAattgataaattattatttgaaaaaaaatatctaactaacaaaagaaaaagtaaaataaaaggtaCTAATAAACTTagttattatttgaatgaTAAATTCAATACTTTCTTGGGATATGACAACTTTATaaatactatatataaaaaggaaaagaaATTTAAATGTAATATATCTGAACggaaaaaaggaaaaagagagaaaaaaataaaaaccgAAACGATTAATTCAAATGATTCATCATCTGAATATAAGAGTAAGAACAGTAACCCTAGTagtttaaaattaaaaaataaaagatgtGCCAATACAAGTAGTATTGATGCGCCTATTAAAAAGAGGCGTGAAGGGAGTCCTGAAAGGAATAATgtggaaaaaaatgagatCACGATCGAGTCAAAAGAACAGTCATTACATGATGATAAcgaaaataaatacttaAACACATGCaaagaaatgaaaaatgacAATAAATTATTGAACAACATAAATAgtgatataataaaaaaggaaacaGAAGCATgcaattttttgtatactacacaattattaaataataatatgaacaaCTTTTCAGATGCAGTAGAATCAAATAATTGTACAAGTTCTTCATGGCATTCTGACACAAGTGAAATATCAAATGTATCACCAGATATGGTATGCTTTGAAAAACagtttaaatatatttatgatatGTACAAGAagaatgataaaaatgtatatttattttataatccACCTGTGTGTAAATGtactaataaatttttaaaggaacgatattttcaaaatttatatatacaatatccTTGCCTTTTCAATTGTTCCTTCAACGATGATATACAAATTGAAAAAGGTGATAACATAAAGAAAGAAGAAGATATAAAACATGAACAAGTTGGCAATACTGACgggaaaaataattgtacTACGAGTAAAGAAATTAAAGAAGAaggtataaatatgaaaaaggatgaaataaataatcatattataaatgaagaacaaaataacaaaattaacaaCATGAACAAAATATCCATTGGAGAAGTATCATCTTATGCAGTTGAGTTAAAACTTTATGCAAAagcattttttgaattatatttttttgagaaatgttatgataaaataaaaaatgattgtGTACACACATGGGGAAGAAAAGTAAATAGTGATAATTATAGTAGTGCTCAAAATGAAGTGGGTCAAAGTGAATGCATGACGAATGAACCTATTACTTCTTTAACTAAGGAAGATGAGGATATGTtgaaaacatatttttataaatgtttatataaaattataacaaataaatcgaacacatgtaataataattcatgttgtggattattatatgtgccatatagttatattatagttattttaaatagaAAAGTTGAAAATTTGACTTATGTATGTACAAATTTAAAACTTCCTTCAAATAcagatatatattataataataaaaaaaatgttataactatatgtacaaaaaatttagaGCATgagttttttatatattattgtttaaaGCAGGATAAATACATTAAgaacataataatttatgatatttattatgatgGGTTTAtacctttttttaaaccCCTACTTAATTTGAAAAGTAAGAAAAATCAAGAAAACATTATTAactatattaattataataagaatgttaatttatcaatagttttt is a window of Plasmodium vinckei vinckei genome assembly, chromosome: PVVCY_14 DNA encoding:
- a CDS encoding NIMA related kinase 1, putative, which codes for MPSKYDDGENRLNEYEVIKKIGNGRFGEVFLVKHKRTQEFFCWKAISYRGLKEREKSQLVIEVNVMRELKHVNIVRYIDRFLNKANQKLYILMEFCDAGDLSRNIQKCYKMFGKIEEHAIVDITRQLLHALAYCHNLKDGPNGERVLHRDLKPQNIFLSTGIRHIGKITAQANNLNSKPIAKIGDFGLSKNIGIESMAHSCVGTPYYWSPELLLHETKSYDDKSDMWALGCIIYELCSGKTPFHKANNFAQLISELKKGPELPIKGKSKELNFLIKNLLNLSAKERPSALQCLGYQIIKNVTPSAGNRRDNSCTELTNTNNCKAIEPKSYIASQNALINKRTNEHERPSSCVSRQVANTLNKDNFKYNKESNINSHTINGKYINKDDKIKIYDIEKEKMQRELLEREKLERNRIEKETAQRKAIEIKILEKKQIERERMERIERDKKDRLERERVERERIERERIERERIERERVEKERVGRVERERLERERMQRIEKERIERLDREKMQQKIERAMMEKTRREKYFYKERDTSNSSTRVDSVKNGSMPPKNPTCNNTSYSRIKETYDHISNYKEYIYDNRKKSNYEDTYDKCSMNTYIKNNAGNTTLSSKNMHSYNSNGTRINNNYVASDCYSGYNNNNTISQYSNNCVDSIKFKNDNSNKYQINMSKNAQNHSRYNEDIDSGYRTPPYEINYNDKKTSNISNNISANISTNVSSNIGNNISNNGNNSINNNSSNTHINNYNNGERTCRSSRISNVYFNDNARRSVSAIPHVNNNISRRKSSVQMFEDESYSKPNADDSRSYKNLEKDREYLLEKRKLLLEKEKEIYELIKHSNNYNYSNMQRYERCENIGKTSDTSRRNKSLTICMNDQPKRASYNSKRENDGEESDYVMKNRNIYTLKNLVHNNGDDIYDRKLYSCR